GTGGAGCGAGGTTGTCGCCCCACCTGGCTAGGGTTTCAACGCCCCTTCCGGGGTCGAGCGAAACCGGCAACCACCTAGTCGAAAGGACACAATGCCACCGAAAAGGACGTCAGTCAAACGCGCCGCCAAGGACCGGCGGCCCAAGCGTAAGCCGTGCAGTTTCTGCACCGAGCGGGCCATCGCGGTAAGCTACCGCGATACCGGCCGGCTCAGAAAGTACGTCTCCGAGCGCGGGAAGATCGTACCGCGCCGGATCTCGGG
Above is a genomic segment from Candidatus Cybelea sp. containing:
- the rpsR gene encoding 30S ribosomal protein S18, translating into MPPKRTSVKRAAKDRRPKRKPCSFCTERAIAVSYRDTGRLRKYVSERGKIVPRRISGNCAKHQRMLTVAVKRARLIAFLPFGSE